A stretch of the Halanaerobiales bacterium genome encodes the following:
- the cmk gene encoding (d)CMP kinase codes for MKSVIAIDGPAGAGKSTIAKKLAQRLNYRYLDTGAMYRAVTWYVINNGIEISNKQKISEVIKNIKISFTTDNNGNTSIYVNEKNITNEIRKNIIDKNVSDVAKISQVRNEMVKIQKNIAKKGEIVVDGRDIGSRVLPDADLKIYLTASVEERASRRYNELIDKGNDSDFEKVKKEIKKRDYIDKNRENSPLTKTDDAILIDSTNMSIEEVLDKISSLIKEGE; via the coding sequence ATGAAATCTGTTATAGCTATTGATGGTCCTGCTGGGGCTGGTAAAAGTACTATTGCAAAAAAATTAGCACAAAGATTAAATTATAGATATTTAGATACTGGAGCTATGTATAGAGCTGTAACCTGGTATGTAATTAATAATGGCATTGAAATTTCTAATAAACAAAAAATAAGTGAAGTTATTAAAAATATAAAAATATCATTTACTACAGATAATAATGGAAATACTTCGATTTATGTTAATGAAAAAAATATTACTAATGAAATTAGAAAAAATATTATTGATAAAAATGTATCTGATGTCGCTAAAATTTCGCAAGTAAGAAATGAAATGGTAAAAATCCAAAAAAATATAGCAAAAAAAGGGGAAATAGTTGTTGATGGTAGAGATATAGGTTCAAGAGTATTGCCAGACGCGGACTTAAAAATATATTTAACTGCTTCAGTAGAAGAAAGAGCCAGCAGAAGATATAATGAATTAATAGATAAAGGAAATGACAGTGATTTTGAAAAAGTAAAAAAAGAAATAAAAAAAAGAGATTATATTGATAAAAATAGAGAAAATTCTCCACTTACCAAAACAGATGATGCAATCTTAATTGATTCTACTAATATGTCAATTGAAGAAGTT